From the genome of Rhizobium leguminosarum, one region includes:
- a CDS encoding PQQ-dependent sugar dehydrogenase: MKKFQILGASVLSISVGVGLSAYAQNGGFDISQQIGPNPVLPEPTASLLPDLKVAEVIGWKDGETPAASNGLTVTAYAKDLANPRTVHTLPNGDVLVIQSRGPSGKPTSRPKDLIRGWIMSIARGGGGEQKESNVITLLRDANRDGKVDERHDLLKKLDSPFGVAWVDNTLYVASTSAILAYPYELGQNGITAQPKTLTPLPGGPINHHWTKDLALSPDGQMLYASVGSNSNVAENGLEAEKGRAAIWQVDRHTGAARVFASGLRNPNGLTFNPETGVLWTVVNERDELGPDLVPDYMTSVMEGGFYGWPWSYYGKHVDARVHPPRPDMVERAIPPDYALSSHVAALGLTFSMNSALPAAYANGAFIGEHGSWNRDSFNGYKVVYVPFENGKPSGKAQDVITGFIQGDQAKGRPVGVEIDGTGALLVADDAGNTVWRISSSDGKITPQPIGTDQVKLQASTNAARDQTPDGDPNIGTEMTGSAAQSQTPPASPDKRPTGLAPPPSGQQQDERRPAQMEIAPATGP, translated from the coding sequence ATGAAAAAGTTCCAGATTCTCGGCGCCTCGGTTCTGTCGATTTCCGTCGGCGTCGGTCTTTCGGCTTATGCCCAGAACGGAGGTTTTGATATCTCTCAGCAGATCGGACCGAACCCCGTCCTTCCGGAACCAACCGCCTCACTGCTGCCTGATCTGAAGGTAGCGGAGGTCATTGGCTGGAAGGATGGTGAGACACCGGCCGCCTCGAACGGTTTGACGGTCACTGCTTATGCCAAGGACCTCGCCAATCCGAGGACAGTCCACACCTTGCCGAACGGCGACGTACTGGTGATTCAGTCGCGCGGCCCGTCCGGCAAACCGACCTCACGGCCGAAGGATTTGATCCGGGGCTGGATCATGTCGATCGCTCGTGGTGGCGGCGGCGAGCAGAAGGAAAGCAACGTCATCACACTGCTGCGTGACGCGAACCGCGACGGCAAAGTGGATGAGAGGCACGATCTTCTGAAGAAACTCGATTCGCCGTTCGGTGTCGCCTGGGTCGACAACACGCTCTATGTCGCCTCGACGTCCGCCATTCTCGCCTACCCCTATGAACTTGGTCAGAATGGAATCACCGCCCAACCGAAAACTCTGACGCCCTTGCCCGGTGGTCCGATCAATCATCACTGGACCAAGGACCTGGCGCTGAGCCCCGATGGGCAGATGCTTTACGCCTCGGTCGGCTCGAATTCCAACGTCGCCGAGAACGGGCTTGAGGCGGAAAAGGGCCGTGCAGCGATCTGGCAGGTCGACCGGCACACCGGCGCGGCGCGCGTCTTCGCCTCAGGTCTGCGCAATCCGAACGGCCTTACCTTCAACCCTGAGACAGGGGTGCTCTGGACGGTCGTCAACGAGCGCGATGAACTCGGACCGGACCTCGTTCCCGATTACATGACCTCGGTCATGGAAGGTGGTTTCTATGGCTGGCCATGGAGTTATTATGGCAAGCATGTCGATGCGCGCGTGCATCCGCCGCGTCCCGACATGGTCGAAAGGGCGATCCCACCGGATTATGCGCTGTCGAGCCATGTCGCCGCGCTCGGACTGACCTTTTCTATGAATTCCGCGCTGCCGGCCGCCTACGCCAACGGCGCCTTCATCGGCGAGCACGGCAGTTGGAATCGGGACAGCTTCAACGGCTACAAAGTCGTGTACGTACCATTCGAAAACGGCAAGCCATCCGGCAAGGCGCAGGACGTCATCACGGGCTTTATCCAGGGCGACCAGGCGAAGGGGCGGCCGGTCGGCGTCGAAATCGACGGAACGGGAGCGCTGCTCGTCGCCGATGACGCCGGCAATACCGTCTGGCGCATATCTTCGTCCGACGGCAAAATCACGCCGCAGCCAATCGGCACGGACCAAGTAAAATTGCAAGCGTCGACGAATGCGGCGCGAGATCAGACTCCCGATGGAGATCCAAACATCGGAACGGAGATGACGGGGTCGGCTGCTCAATCCCAAACACCACCGGCATCGCCCGATAAGCGCCCGACCGGCCTGGCACCACCACCTTCCGGCCAACAACAGGATGAGCGCCGGCCTGCGCAGATGGAGATTGCCCCTGCAACCGGTCCTTAA
- a CDS encoding ABC transporter ATP-binding protein, with translation MIHLDHVTKNYDGSGSHAVDNLDLLIETGSTVALIGPSGCGKTTTMRMINQLETPTAGRVLVDGRDIARVDQKELRRSIGYVIQQVGLFPHMSIARNVATVPRLLGWEKARSDRRVDELLDLVGLDPAIMRQRLPHELSGGQRQRVGFARALAADPAIMLMDEPFGAIDPITRVRLQDEFRDILRKVKKTVVIVTHDLDEAIKMGDRIAIMRDGRLLQYDTPQEILARPVNEFVESFLGPDRAIKRLSLIAVSMIMTAPEPSNGDAEIAADATVHDALALILSGEMPGLQVKAADGTLVGYLSRDTLLRANRL, from the coding sequence ATGATTCATCTCGACCATGTTACGAAGAATTACGACGGAAGCGGCTCGCATGCGGTCGACAATCTCGATCTCCTGATCGAGACCGGTTCGACGGTTGCACTGATCGGTCCTTCGGGCTGCGGCAAGACCACGACCATGCGGATGATCAATCAGTTGGAGACGCCCACGGCGGGGCGTGTGCTGGTCGATGGCAGAGATATCGCCCGGGTCGATCAGAAAGAGCTGCGCCGCAGCATCGGTTATGTCATCCAGCAAGTCGGTCTGTTTCCGCATATGTCGATCGCGCGCAATGTCGCGACCGTGCCGCGGCTTCTCGGTTGGGAAAAGGCGCGCAGCGATCGCCGGGTCGACGAGCTGCTGGATCTCGTGGGTCTTGATCCGGCCATCATGCGGCAGCGCCTGCCACACGAATTGTCGGGCGGGCAGCGTCAGCGCGTCGGTTTCGCGCGTGCGCTCGCCGCCGACCCTGCAATCATGCTGATGGACGAACCGTTCGGTGCGATCGATCCGATCACTCGCGTTCGGCTTCAGGACGAATTCAGGGATATTCTCAGGAAGGTGAAGAAGACCGTCGTCATCGTCACCCATGACCTCGATGAGGCAATCAAGATGGGTGATCGCATCGCCATCATGCGGGATGGTCGCCTCCTTCAATATGATACCCCGCAGGAAATCCTCGCGCGTCCCGTTAATGAATTCGTCGAGAGTTTCCTCGGTCCCGACCGGGCTATAAAAAGGCTAAGCTTGATTGCCGTATCGATGATCATGACTGCGCCGGAACCGTCGAACGGCGATGCCGAGATTGCCGCTGATGCCACGGTTCACGACGCCTTGGCGCTCATCCTCTCCGGTGAGATGCCGGGCCTGCAGGTCAAAGCCGCAGATGGGACACTTGTCGGGTATTTGTCTCGTGACACCTTATTGCGCGCCAATCGGCTGTAG
- a CDS encoding ABC transporter permease, giving the protein MIVIDAFSWIFSNSGAFFNAFNRHLLMCVLSLGIAFVIAVPLGFAVARAPRAAFAVVNIAGALRSIPSLAILSAAMPFLGIGLLPSVVALIVLAVPPLLLSTIIGIREIDASVIDAADGMGMSAGQMLWEIELPLAVPSILSGVRTSAIQVIGGAALASFIGGGGLGDFINAGIAIMNMPRLLVGAVPIALLAIFAELAFGALERVFTQRR; this is encoded by the coding sequence ATGATCGTTATCGATGCATTCAGCTGGATCTTCAGCAACTCCGGCGCCTTCTTCAACGCTTTCAATCGCCATCTTCTGATGTGCGTCCTATCGCTCGGCATCGCTTTCGTCATTGCCGTGCCACTCGGATTTGCCGTAGCACGGGCACCCCGCGCCGCCTTTGCAGTGGTCAATATTGCCGGCGCCTTGCGCTCCATACCGAGCCTTGCGATCCTGTCGGCGGCGATGCCGTTTCTCGGCATCGGATTGTTGCCGTCGGTGGTCGCCCTCATCGTCCTTGCCGTGCCGCCGCTGCTGTTGAGCACGATCATCGGCATCCGGGAGATCGACGCCTCGGTGATCGATGCGGCCGACGGAATGGGTATGAGCGCCGGGCAGATGCTGTGGGAGATCGAACTTCCGCTGGCCGTTCCGTCGATTCTGTCAGGCGTCAGGACGAGTGCCATCCAGGTCATCGGCGGGGCGGCGCTTGCCTCCTTCATCGGCGGCGGTGGGCTTGGCGATTTCATCAATGCCGGCATTGCGATCATGAACATGCCGCGCCTTCTCGTCGGAGCGGTTCCGATCGCCCTGCTCGCGATCTTTGCGGAATTGGCGTTCGGCGCCCTGGAGCGCGTCTTCACTCAACGGCGCTAA
- a CDS encoding ABC transporter permease — protein sequence MKWVPKHLDRLFEALLEHLYLVFSSVGIALVISLIVGIWAARRPRSFAVIIIFTGILFAVPSLALFALLIPVMGIGAAPAITGLAAYSLMILIRNIGMGFQAIPRDILEAADGMGYGTARRIWEVELPLAMPYIVGGIRIAMVTVIGIATVAAYINAGGLGVIIFEGIDQRFPEKIIAGGLLTSFLALFADYCFASFEKLLRRRSGGKAA from the coding sequence ATGAAATGGGTCCCTAAACACCTCGATCGGCTATTCGAAGCGCTGTTGGAGCACCTGTATCTCGTTTTTTCCTCGGTCGGCATTGCCCTGGTGATCTCGCTGATCGTCGGGATATGGGCGGCAAGGCGGCCGCGGAGCTTCGCGGTTATCATCATCTTCACCGGTATCCTGTTCGCCGTGCCGAGCCTGGCGCTGTTTGCACTTCTTATTCCTGTCATGGGGATTGGGGCGGCACCCGCCATTACCGGTCTTGCCGCCTACTCGCTGATGATCCTGATCCGCAATATCGGCATGGGGTTTCAGGCAATTCCGCGTGACATACTCGAAGCTGCCGATGGCATGGGCTACGGCACTGCGCGCCGGATCTGGGAGGTCGAGCTGCCACTGGCGATGCCCTATATCGTCGGCGGTATCCGCATTGCCATGGTGACGGTCATCGGCATCGCGACCGTTGCCGCCTATATCAATGCCGGCGGGCTCGGCGTCATCATTTTCGAAGGCATCGACCAGCGGTTTCCCGAAAAGATCATCGCGGGCGGGCTGCTGACGTCATTTCTGGCGCTCTTTGCCGACTACTGTTTTGCATCCTTCGAAAAGCTGCTGCGCCGGCGCAGTGGAGGTAAAGCAGCATGA
- a CDS encoding phosphate/phosphite/phosphonate ABC transporter substrate-binding protein, producing MVMSKPIACSRMYNLSPRIRGLWDALFALVSLRSGVELEIIAHPAPAPLSALWARPDMGAVFMCGYPFSRMPEGLRPAALAAPVSNEAWSLDQPFYASHILVASTGPVKAVADLAAARWGWTVRDSQSGYHAARSFLAGQFAGKMKPSMTVGPLLNPSGIIAALKDGRIDAGAIDAYAFQLLSMHERDEIDGLRILATTDPRPAPLLVAAQTLPADIATALQRSLVTLHETPEGAAALKRLGLRRFSAVVPSAYDVLPQRADDTDRRLGISW from the coding sequence ATGGTCATGTCCAAGCCAATCGCCTGTTCGAGAATGTATAATCTCAGCCCGCGCATTCGCGGCCTGTGGGACGCGCTGTTTGCGTTGGTCAGCCTACGTTCCGGCGTCGAGCTGGAGATCATCGCCCATCCAGCACCAGCGCCCTTGTCGGCGTTATGGGCGAGGCCGGACATGGGAGCGGTGTTCATGTGCGGCTATCCGTTTTCGCGCATGCCGGAGGGCTTAAGACCGGCGGCCCTTGCGGCACCCGTCTCGAACGAAGCATGGTCTTTGGACCAGCCGTTCTATGCCAGCCACATCCTCGTCGCCTCCACCGGGCCGGTGAAGGCGGTGGCGGATCTCGCTGCGGCACGCTGGGGCTGGACCGTGCGCGATTCCCAATCGGGCTACCACGCGGCGCGTTCCTTCCTTGCCGGCCAGTTTGCCGGGAAAATGAAGCCGAGCATGACGGTCGGACCGCTGCTCAACCCTTCAGGCATTATCGCCGCTCTCAAGGACGGCAGGATCGATGCGGGCGCGATCGACGCTTATGCCTTCCAATTGTTGTCGATGCACGAACGCGACGAAATCGATGGTCTTCGCATTCTAGCGACGACCGATCCGCGTCCTGCGCCGCTGTTGGTTGCCGCGCAAACATTACCCGCGGACATCGCCACAGCGTTACAGCGGAGCCTCGTGACGTTGCATGAAACGCCTGAGGGAGCGGCTGCTTTGAAACGGCTCGGCCTCAGACGATTTTCGGCGGTCGTTCCGTCGGCCTACGATGTTCTGCCGCAGAGAGCCGACGACACCGATCGCAGATTGGGGATCTCATGGTAG
- a CDS encoding ornithine cyclodeaminase family protein has protein sequence MQEIWIDYLNALDAKALALTNDEILDAVSKALDAQGRGETVIEPRVHLVPESSDKGHFNVLRGYVKALNYAGVKVVGDFVDNYKVDLPSELAVLNLFDPNTGVPKAIIDATAITDMRTGAVTALGAKYLARKDSRILGHIGARGTSYWNVRLLDHLFDFDEIRVHSRRPESRDAFARRLEADLGKKIVVTDNWEDCLKGADIMVEASRLPEPSPLFKTEWVKKGAFVVPYGTMSALEFDLTDIMDKVVVDDWGQCGPGKPFGALRRHVDEGKVTAENLHAEIGQIVCGMKPGRESDEETILFWHRGLSTTDVALGAAMVEKAREMNIGQRLRFA, from the coding sequence ATGCAGGAAATCTGGATCGATTATCTCAATGCCCTCGATGCCAAGGCGCTGGCGCTGACGAATGACGAGATTCTCGATGCGGTGTCGAAAGCGCTGGATGCGCAGGGCAGGGGCGAAACCGTCATCGAGCCGCGTGTTCATCTTGTGCCGGAGAGCTCCGACAAAGGCCATTTCAACGTGCTTCGCGGCTATGTCAAAGCGCTGAACTATGCCGGCGTCAAAGTCGTCGGCGATTTCGTCGACAACTATAAGGTCGATCTGCCCTCGGAGCTTGCGGTCCTCAACCTGTTCGATCCGAACACCGGCGTGCCGAAGGCCATCATCGACGCAACTGCTATCACCGACATGCGCACCGGCGCCGTGACCGCCCTTGGCGCAAAATATCTGGCCCGCAAGGACAGCAGGATTCTCGGCCATATCGGTGCCCGCGGAACCTCCTACTGGAATGTCCGCCTTCTCGATCATCTCTTCGACTTCGATGAAATCCGCGTGCATTCGCGCCGCCCGGAAAGTCGCGATGCCTTCGCCAGGCGTCTTGAGGCGGATCTCGGCAAGAAGATCGTCGTCACCGACAATTGGGAGGATTGCCTCAAGGGCGCCGATATCATGGTCGAGGCCAGCCGCCTGCCGGAACCGTCGCCGCTGTTCAAGACGGAATGGGTGAAGAAGGGAGCCTTCGTCGTGCCCTATGGCACGATGAGCGCGCTTGAATTCGATCTCACCGATATCATGGACAAGGTCGTCGTCGACGATTGGGGACAATGCGGCCCCGGCAAGCCGTTCGGAGCGCTTCGCCGTCACGTCGACGAGGGCAAGGTGACGGCCGAGAACCTGCATGCCGAAATCGGCCAGATCGTCTGCGGCATGAAACCCGGCCGAGAGAGCGATGAGGAGACGATCCTGTTCTGGCATCGCGGCCTCAGCACGACCGACGTGGCGCTCGGCGCCGCCATGGTGGAGAAGGCCAGGGAGATGAATATCGGCCAGCGCCTGCGGTTCGCATAA
- a CDS encoding glycine betaine ABC transporter substrate-binding protein — protein sequence MKNWTKGIFAAGIMAAAMFQSASAETIKVGSKNFTEQFILAEMYAAVLENAGITVERKINLGGTLIAHQALVAGEIDLYPEYTGTALASVVKGEMSTDAEKVYTQVKDFYAKQFNLTWLKPSGINNGYVIVVRQETAQANNLKSLSDLAKVSKTLVFGGGAEFPDRADGLPGLKRVYDAEFKEFKQFAKLGLRYDALEQKDIDVANGAATDWQIGSKNLVPLADDKGLFPPYYVAPVVRQDVLKANPKVAELLEAVGTHLDNEKMRVLNAKVETDHEEAKDVAVEFLKENGLLPK from the coding sequence ATGAAAAATTGGACAAAAGGCATCTTTGCAGCCGGCATCATGGCAGCCGCCATGTTCCAGTCTGCATCCGCAGAGACCATCAAGGTCGGCAGCAAGAATTTCACCGAGCAGTTTATCCTCGCCGAAATGTACGCCGCCGTTTTGGAAAATGCCGGCATCACCGTCGAGCGCAAGATCAATCTCGGTGGTACGCTGATTGCTCACCAGGCATTGGTGGCCGGCGAGATCGATCTTTATCCGGAATATACCGGCACGGCGCTGGCTTCTGTCGTCAAGGGTGAGATGTCGACCGATGCCGAGAAGGTCTACACGCAGGTCAAGGATTTCTACGCCAAGCAGTTCAACCTCACCTGGCTGAAGCCGAGCGGCATCAACAATGGCTATGTCATCGTCGTCCGACAGGAAACGGCGCAGGCCAACAATCTGAAGAGCCTGTCGGATCTCGCCAAGGTTTCGAAGACCCTGGTCTTCGGCGGCGGCGCTGAATTTCCGGACCGCGCCGATGGCCTGCCCGGCCTTAAGCGTGTCTATGACGCCGAGTTCAAGGAGTTCAAGCAGTTTGCCAAGCTTGGCCTTCGTTATGACGCGCTGGAACAAAAGGACATTGACGTTGCCAATGGCGCCGCGACCGACTGGCAGATCGGCTCGAAGAACCTCGTGCCGCTGGCAGACGACAAGGGTTTGTTTCCGCCCTACTATGTGGCCCCCGTTGTCCGCCAGGACGTGCTGAAGGCCAATCCGAAAGTTGCCGAACTGCTGGAGGCGGTCGGCACCCATCTCGATAACGAGAAAATGCGGGTCCTCAATGCCAAGGTCGAGACCGATCACGAGGAAGCCAAGGACGTGGCGGTCGAATTCCTCAAGGAAAACGGCCTGCTGCCGAAATGA
- a CDS encoding HAL/PAL/TAL family ammonia-lyase yields the protein MSATNSPSIIFSAAPPTIEDIAAIARRHARIEISAEVEARIVAARAVVDRYTESDLPVYGLTTGLGAGVDTRLATEDLVAFQMRVPQARAVGVGEPLAQESVRAMMAVRAAGMGAGGSGVSLKVFHGLIAAINAGVHPVVPSLGSIGAADLAPLAHMSRGLLGFGEIELGGEVLPAAIALERAGLKPLEFAPKDGHALVVANSLSIGLACLTLVDIERLFDWSLKAIAVNFEAFRANVSAFDDRALAARPAFGQRHVAAQLMELLSGSSLLAADAARRLQDPLSYRCTPQVWGALRHAIDEARQATDIELVSSSDNPVVIASEGVILSHGNFDMTAFVLAWERLGQAMAHCAAGTAYRIMKIMSPGMSDLPRFLTPMGQSRTGFATVQKTVSAMEAEIRHLAMPVSLSPIPVADGVEDQASMAPSVLAKAQAIVERLRYLTAIELIASVQAVELRGVSGELGKGSAQAYAFVRNHVPPLEEDRAQGPDFATIAALIGRGPQ from the coding sequence GTGAGCGCCACCAATTCTCCATCGATCATCTTCAGCGCGGCGCCGCCGACGATCGAGGATATCGCAGCAATTGCCCGTCGTCACGCAAGGATCGAAATATCCGCCGAGGTCGAGGCCCGGATTGTGGCCGCGCGCGCCGTCGTCGACCGCTACACGGAAAGCGATCTGCCGGTCTATGGCCTGACGACGGGACTTGGAGCGGGGGTCGACACCCGACTTGCAACGGAAGATCTGGTGGCGTTCCAGATGCGTGTGCCGCAAGCCCGCGCGGTCGGCGTCGGAGAGCCGCTTGCGCAGGAATCCGTGCGGGCGATGATGGCCGTCAGGGCCGCCGGCATGGGGGCGGGCGGTTCCGGCGTTTCGCTGAAAGTCTTCCACGGTCTGATTGCCGCCATCAATGCAGGTGTGCATCCTGTCGTCCCCTCATTGGGCTCGATCGGTGCGGCGGATTTGGCGCCGCTTGCCCATATGAGCCGGGGCCTTCTGGGCTTCGGTGAGATCGAGCTTGGCGGCGAAGTGCTGCCGGCCGCCATCGCCCTTGAAAGGGCCGGCCTGAAGCCTCTCGAATTCGCGCCGAAGGACGGGCATGCGCTTGTTGTGGCCAACAGCCTCTCCATCGGCCTTGCCTGCTTGACGCTTGTGGATATCGAGCGGCTCTTCGATTGGTCCCTCAAGGCGATTGCCGTTAATTTCGAAGCGTTCCGGGCCAATGTCAGTGCCTTCGACGACCGCGCTCTGGCGGCGAGACCGGCCTTTGGGCAGCGCCACGTCGCCGCTCAGCTGATGGAGCTTCTTTCGGGCAGCTCCTTGCTTGCCGCCGACGCAGCAAGGCGTCTGCAGGATCCATTGAGCTACCGCTGCACGCCGCAGGTCTGGGGTGCGTTGAGGCATGCGATCGATGAGGCGAGGCAGGCGACTGACATAGAGCTCGTCAGTTCCAGTGACAATCCTGTCGTGATCGCATCCGAGGGCGTCATTCTTTCACACGGCAATTTTGACATGACCGCTTTTGTGCTCGCCTGGGAAAGGCTGGGGCAGGCGATGGCGCATTGTGCGGCAGGCACCGCCTATCGGATCATGAAGATCATGTCGCCTGGCATGTCCGACCTGCCACGCTTCCTGACTCCGATGGGCCAGAGCCGTACCGGTTTTGCGACCGTGCAAAAGACCGTCTCGGCCATGGAAGCCGAAATCCGCCATCTGGCCATGCCGGTTTCGCTTTCGCCCATTCCTGTCGCCGATGGCGTCGAAGACCAGGCATCGATGGCTCCGAGCGTTTTGGCAAAGGCGCAGGCGATCGTCGAGCGCCTGCGCTATCTCACCGCCATCGAACTGATTGCTTCGGTACAGGCCGTCGAGCTCAGAGGCGTCTCAGGCGAATTGGGCAAGGGATCGGCGCAAGCCTATGCCTTTGTCCGCAACCACGTCCCGCCGCTTGAAGAGGATCGCGCGCAAGGGCCGGATTTTGCAACGATTGCCGCATTGATCGGGCGTGGCCCGCAATAA
- the hutC gene encoding histidine utilization repressor: MTKALKPAAGEARHYIRIKEQILAEIAEGKLQPGDRVSSESELVAAFGVSRMTANRALRELMFEGVLKRSAGIGTFVSPKHLDVDLLQIRNIADEILERGHKHQAAVVKAGLMKADANVADALELTLGAEVMHSLIVHMENDRPIQVEERYVNPLVAPDYLSTDFRSMTPHEYLTKVAPITAFEHIVQAVKPDTTIRKYLGLKNDHPCLRVFRRTWSGEAVVTCALLYYPGAQYRLEARSTKGPSRPVAILGEKQ; encoded by the coding sequence ATGACGAAAGCGCTCAAGCCGGCCGCCGGCGAGGCGCGCCATTATATCAGGATCAAGGAGCAGATCCTGGCCGAGATCGCCGAGGGCAAGCTGCAGCCGGGAGACCGGGTATCCTCTGAGAGCGAATTGGTGGCGGCATTCGGCGTCAGCCGCATGACGGCGAACCGAGCGCTGCGGGAGTTGATGTTCGAGGGTGTTCTCAAGCGATCCGCCGGGATCGGAACCTTCGTTTCGCCAAAGCACCTCGACGTCGATCTGCTTCAGATCCGCAACATAGCCGACGAAATACTGGAACGGGGCCACAAGCATCAGGCGGCGGTCGTTAAGGCCGGCTTGATGAAGGCGGACGCCAACGTTGCCGATGCGCTCGAACTGACCCTCGGCGCTGAAGTGATGCATTCGCTGATCGTGCATATGGAAAACGATCGGCCGATTCAGGTCGAGGAGCGCTACGTCAATCCCCTGGTCGCGCCCGACTATCTCTCGACCGACTTCCGCAGCATGACGCCGCACGAATATCTGACGAAGGTGGCTCCGATAACGGCGTTCGAACATATCGTCCAGGCCGTCAAGCCGGATACGACGATACGCAAATATCTTGGCCTCAAGAATGACCACCCTTGCCTGCGCGTCTTTCGAAGAACCTGGTCAGGCGAGGCCGTCGTGACCTGTGCGCTTTTATACTATCCCGGCGCGCAATATCGGCTGGAAGCACGGTCCACCAAGGGGCCGTCCAGGCCTGTCGCCATTCTCGGAGAGAAACAGTGA
- a CDS encoding MaoC family dehydratase has protein sequence MTLSAQSILDFPVPQATHVVTAKDAILYALSVGYGTDGPDETALKYVYERDLVTAPTLANIVAHPGPWMQQTGVDWARLVHSEHRLTIHRPVPLDVPLISRSRVLSVVDRGVEKGMFVSFERLIATVDGDEPIATIVQTNACRGDGGCGSVGSAPEPLSKVPDREADLEFNVDIPENAALLYRLNGDLNPLHVDPQAAGRSGFDRPILHGLCSFGYAGYAIIAAIDPGMASGLSAIAARFSAPIFPGETITVQIWRNDAEIRFRGLVASRGATILDNGMARLS, from the coding sequence GTGACGCTGTCGGCCCAATCCATCCTCGACTTTCCAGTGCCGCAGGCGACACATGTAGTTACCGCAAAGGATGCCATCCTTTACGCCTTGTCGGTCGGCTACGGCACCGACGGGCCTGACGAAACGGCATTGAAATACGTCTATGAACGCGATCTCGTGACCGCGCCGACCCTTGCCAATATCGTGGCGCATCCAGGCCCATGGATGCAGCAGACGGGCGTCGACTGGGCGCGTCTGGTGCATTCCGAACATCGCCTGACGATCCACCGGCCGGTCCCGCTCGATGTGCCGCTGATCTCTCGGTCGCGCGTCTTGTCGGTGGTCGATCGCGGCGTTGAGAAAGGAATGTTCGTCAGCTTCGAGCGCCTGATTGCAACCGTGGACGGTGACGAGCCAATCGCAACCATCGTCCAGACCAATGCGTGCCGCGGCGACGGTGGATGCGGCTCAGTGGGATCTGCGCCCGAACCCTTGTCGAAAGTCCCCGACAGAGAGGCAGACCTTGAATTCAATGTCGACATCCCTGAAAACGCCGCTCTGCTTTATCGCCTGAACGGCGATCTCAATCCGCTGCATGTCGATCCGCAGGCCGCCGGCAGGAGCGGCTTTGACCGGCCGATCCTACATGGGCTCTGCAGCTTCGGTTATGCTGGCTACGCCATTATCGCTGCCATCGATCCAGGCATGGCGAGCGGCTTGAGCGCCATCGCGGCGCGTTTCAGCGCGCCGATCTTTCCCGGCGAAACGATCACCGTGCAGATATGGCGGAACGATGCCGAGATTCGCTTCCGAGGCCTCGTTGCTTCTCGCGGCGCGACCATCCTCGACAATGGCATGGCGAGGTTGTCATGA
- a CDS encoding SDR family NAD(P)-dependent oxidoreductase: MKIDGAAIIVTGSATGVGAACVKQFAEGGARVVVNYSRSKKEADETGDICRSLGAEVEIVQADVADDAACRRMVSVAVNRWGRLDALVNNAAMTVKSDPFDLETLSADDFQNVFSVNVIGAYQMCRAAVPAMRDSGGGAIVNVSSNVAFTGGGSSLAYTASKGALNALTLALARTCGPDIRVNAVCPGIIDTRWMRDTLGPDAYGAIAKRFSETAPLGRVATPEDVAGAIVWLVQGADFVTGELLSVDGGIRLSGGVRKPVASGGAAS, encoded by the coding sequence ATGAAAATCGATGGAGCCGCCATCATCGTCACGGGCTCGGCAACAGGTGTCGGGGCTGCATGCGTGAAGCAATTCGCCGAGGGCGGCGCCCGGGTGGTCGTCAACTATAGCCGCAGCAAAAAAGAGGCCGATGAGACCGGCGATATCTGCCGCAGTCTGGGCGCGGAGGTCGAAATCGTCCAGGCCGACGTTGCCGACGATGCGGCTTGCCGCCGGATGGTCTCGGTTGCCGTCAATCGATGGGGGCGGCTCGACGCCTTGGTGAACAATGCCGCAATGACGGTCAAATCAGATCCTTTCGATCTGGAGACATTGTCGGCCGACGATTTTCAGAACGTTTTCAGCGTTAACGTCATCGGCGCTTATCAGATGTGCCGGGCGGCGGTACCTGCGATGCGTGACAGCGGCGGTGGCGCCATCGTCAACGTCTCATCCAACGTTGCCTTTACCGGCGGCGGCAGCTCGCTTGCCTATACGGCGTCCAAGGGCGCGCTCAATGCGTTGACTTTGGCCTTGGCGCGCACCTGCGGTCCCGATATCCGCGTGAACGCCGTTTGTCCCGGCATCATCGATACGCGCTGGATGCGCGACACGCTCGGGCCGGATGCCTATGGAGCCATTGCCAAGCGATTTTCGGAAACCGCGCCGCTCGGCCGGGTTGCGACACCGGAAGACGTTGCCGGCGCCATTGTCTGGCTTGTTCAAGGGGCAGACTTCGTCACTGGCGAATTGCTTTCCGTTGACGGCGGCATCCGCCTGTCCGGTGGCGTTCGCAAACCCGTGGCATCCGGGGGAGCTGCATCGTGA